Proteins from a single region of Desulfolutivibrio sulfoxidireducens:
- a CDS encoding O-antigen ligase family protein — protein MRKIHNLLLFLALAGTSLVLLTTQYYFLAIVPILALPVAFAFFKRPAIPYYLIIFFIPFSAYRGLTESYNFLTISKLAGAALVLVVAFHFLFRKGEPIPLGSTFWKWFIAFGVINLVAALVSPFFPLSLDELRGLLTAYIVFAMTLLIIDRHRYEHGLVTVLVASVSISSFLSIVGYVFNIEMFAMDVTAQSLKRAVGTAGNPNHFACMVIFVIPLILHRVFFAKSSLARAGNIALFMLNVLAVVFTFSRSGAVVLGLVLLLSGLRLATRLKPRELGVVGASLLVVAAVILASIPPEYWQRQMSIGHAADHSITRRMSYLDVAWDVFRSAPFLGQGPGMFNLIYARSEQALAYGGATDVGRDAHNTYVEIGTGTGILGIAAFLIIIGRCFANFLGAARRLDGQGDAAMASLTRSYLVSFLSLLVYFFMLSSMTHKYFWMSLGLSQVALTLAQKNASPNETSHG, from the coding sequence ATGCGAAAAATCCACAATCTTCTCCTGTTCCTGGCCCTGGCGGGCACAAGCCTCGTCCTGCTCACAACCCAATACTATTTCCTGGCCATCGTCCCCATATTGGCCCTGCCCGTCGCCTTCGCCTTCTTCAAACGCCCCGCCATCCCCTACTATCTGATCATTTTCTTCATCCCGTTCTCCGCATACCGAGGACTGACGGAATCCTACAACTTCCTGACCATCTCCAAGCTCGCCGGCGCGGCCCTGGTGCTGGTCGTCGCCTTCCACTTCCTGTTCCGCAAAGGCGAACCCATCCCCCTTGGTTCCACATTCTGGAAATGGTTCATCGCCTTCGGCGTGATAAACCTCGTCGCGGCCCTGGTCTCCCCGTTTTTCCCCCTGTCCCTGGACGAGCTTCGCGGCCTGCTCACGGCCTACATCGTTTTCGCCATGACCCTGCTCATCATCGACCGCCACCGCTACGAACACGGTCTGGTCACCGTCCTGGTGGCCAGCGTCTCCATAAGCTCGTTTTTGTCCATCGTCGGCTACGTCTTCAACATCGAAATGTTCGCCATGGACGTCACCGCCCAGAGCCTCAAGCGGGCTGTGGGCACGGCCGGGAACCCGAACCACTTCGCCTGCATGGTCATCTTCGTCATCCCCCTGATCCTGCACCGCGTCTTCTTCGCCAAATCGTCCCTGGCCCGGGCCGGCAACATCGCGCTTTTCATGCTCAACGTCCTGGCCGTGGTGTTCACCTTCTCCCGTAGCGGCGCGGTGGTCCTTGGCCTTGTGCTCCTTCTTTCCGGACTGCGGCTGGCCACCCGGCTCAAGCCCCGGGAACTGGGCGTCGTGGGGGCCTCGCTCCTGGTCGTGGCCGCGGTCATCCTGGCCAGTATCCCCCCCGAATACTGGCAGAGGCAGATGAGCATCGGGCATGCGGCCGACCACTCCATCACCCGGCGCATGTCCTACCTGGACGTGGCCTGGGACGTGTTCCGAAGCGCGCCGTTCTTGGGCCAGGGCCCCGGCATGTTCAACCTGATCTACGCCCGGTCCGAGCAGGCCCTGGCCTATGGCGGGGCGACCGACGTGGGCCGCGACGCCCACAACACCTACGTCGAAATCGGCACGGGCACGGGAATCCTGGGGATCGCGGCCTTTTTGATCATCATCGGCCGCTGTTTCGCCAATTTCCTTGGCGCCGCCCGGCGCCTCGATGGCCAGGGCGATGCGGCCATGGCCTCTTTGACCAGATCCTACCTGGTGTCGTTCCTCTCGCTGCTGGTCTATTTCTTCATGTTGAGCAGCATGACCCACAAATACTTCTGGATGTCCCTGGGCCTGTCCCAGGTCGCCCTGACTCTGGCCCAAAAAAACGCCTCTCCGAACGAAACGAGCCATGGCTAG
- a CDS encoding GNAT family N-acetyltransferase, whose protein sequence is MPHAPNDPGKGSAGRAASPPGETPSAGPRARWVTEVGAWRDMARAWDELAALARPDNPFLTHDWLMAWWEVYGVGRRLALAVVEDGERLMGVAPLWSGRRGQAGVALRTLSYLGGDFGGAEYLDFLVPVGGEKPFFAALVRLMDGSGHDRLCLERHDAASRSHVYLKVALANRPVMYQTGLGYTYPCLTVPETRRDFETSPLAAWAGAGEQTGRIRIFSDVPADRREEALARLCDLHQAQAARRGDQGAFDDPRKRSFYAALAGRLAGTGRLRLSGVLVDGEFAAVEIGIGAGAAHFALESGASPEAESLGLDRLLTASLFGSLVGRASSYTSLKYHDPHIRTLPFVMRPTLRLDAFFGARGRAAAALKALAGLSREALGFLTGK, encoded by the coding sequence ATGCCGCATGCGCCGAACGATCCGGGCAAGGGCTCGGCCGGCCGGGCCGCCTCCCCCCCTGGGGAAACGCCGTCCGCGGGGCCCCGCGCCAGGTGGGTGACCGAGGTCGGGGCATGGCGGGACATGGCCCGAGCCTGGGACGAGCTTGCGGCCCTGGCCCGACCGGACAATCCCTTCCTGACCCACGACTGGCTCATGGCCTGGTGGGAGGTTTACGGGGTCGGGCGAAGGCTGGCTCTGGCCGTGGTCGAGGACGGGGAGCGCCTCATGGGCGTTGCGCCCTTGTGGTCCGGCCGGCGCGGCCAGGCCGGGGTGGCCCTGCGGACCCTGTCGTACCTGGGCGGGGATTTTGGCGGCGCGGAATACCTGGACTTCCTGGTCCCGGTCGGCGGGGAGAAGCCCTTTTTCGCGGCCCTGGTCCGACTCATGGACGGGTCCGGCCATGACCGGCTGTGCCTGGAGCGCCACGACGCCGCCTCGCGCAGCCACGTCTATCTCAAGGTGGCCCTGGCGAACCGGCCTGTGATGTATCAGACCGGACTGGGTTACACCTACCCCTGCCTGACCGTGCCCGAAACCCGCCGGGATTTCGAGACGTCGCCCCTGGCGGCCTGGGCCGGGGCGGGGGAACAGACCGGGAGGATTCGGATTTTTTCGGACGTTCCCGCGGACCGCCGCGAAGAGGCCCTGGCCCGGCTTTGCGACCTGCACCAGGCCCAGGCGGCCCGGCGCGGGGACCAGGGGGCCTTCGACGACCCGCGCAAGCGGTCGTTTTACGCGGCCCTGGCCGGGCGGCTGGCCGGAACCGGACGGCTGCGTCTTTCCGGCGTGCTTGTGGACGGGGAGTTTGCGGCCGTGGAGATCGGCATTGGCGCGGGCGCGGCCCACTTCGCCCTGGAGTCCGGGGCCTCGCCCGAGGCGGAAAGCCTCGGCCTGGATCGGCTTCTGACCGCCAGCCTGTTCGGCTCCCTGGTCGGCCGGGCCTCCTCGTACACCTCGCTCAAATACCACGACCCCCACATTCGGACGTTGCCCTTCGTCATGCGGCCGACCCTGCGCCTGGATGCTTTTTTCGGGGCCAGGGGCCGGGCCGCGGCGGCGCTCAAGGCCCTGGCCGGGCTTAGCCGGGAGGCCCTGGGTTTTCTTACGGGAAAATGA
- a CDS encoding glycosyltransferase family 4 protein, which translates to MPGRIVVLHLRASSGGGGGPEKTIFNTVAAIDPRRVDYHVAYLRKNGQDLDPTRDLARKVGASFHEFSGRAVFDLGQARALAALLRSLRADILHAHDPKTDLLTLGLAPFFPRLRRVTTLHGWVAHQGSAKSALYVRLDKLALPAFHAVIAVSRAIAAEARRYRAKNIVLMHNAVDTAWWRRENAPPARRDPSRPFVVGFSGRLRHEKGPLIFLATAKRLLAADPSIRFAMAGTGPQEADARRMAADPGLAGKVAFYGRLDAEAMRGYYAGLDCLLSPSLTEGLPNTLLEAMAMETPVVATSVGGVSDLVRDGENGLLRPSGDVEGLAAAVARLKDEPGLARRLAENGKATVERDFSFAERTKKLMALYEELATGRGRP; encoded by the coding sequence ATGCCGGGTAGGATCGTGGTCCTGCACCTGCGGGCCTCCTCCGGCGGCGGCGGCGGTCCCGAAAAAACCATCTTCAACACCGTCGCGGCCATCGATCCCCGCCGCGTCGACTATCACGTGGCCTACCTGCGCAAAAACGGCCAGGACCTGGACCCGACGCGAGACCTGGCCCGAAAGGTCGGGGCGAGCTTCCACGAATTCTCCGGCCGGGCCGTCTTCGACCTGGGCCAGGCCCGGGCCCTGGCCGCGCTGCTCCGGTCGCTTCGGGCCGACATCCTGCATGCCCACGACCCCAAGACCGATCTTCTCACCCTTGGCCTGGCCCCCTTTTTCCCCCGCCTTCGCCGGGTGACCACCCTGCACGGCTGGGTGGCCCACCAGGGCAGCGCCAAAAGCGCCCTCTACGTCCGCCTGGACAAACTCGCCCTGCCCGCCTTTCACGCGGTCATCGCCGTGTCCCGGGCCATCGCCGCCGAGGCCCGCCGCTACCGGGCCAAAAACATCGTGCTCATGCACAATGCCGTCGACACCGCCTGGTGGCGGCGCGAAAACGCACCCCCCGCCCGGCGCGATCCCTCCCGGCCCTTTGTCGTGGGCTTCTCCGGACGCCTGCGCCACGAAAAGGGTCCCCTGATCTTCCTCGCGACGGCCAAGCGGCTCCTGGCCGCCGACCCCTCCATCCGCTTCGCCATGGCCGGGACCGGCCCCCAGGAGGCCGACGCCCGACGGATGGCCGCCGATCCCGGGCTCGCCGGGAAGGTGGCCTTTTACGGCCGGCTCGATGCCGAGGCCATGCGCGGGTATTACGCGGGCCTGGACTGCCTGCTGTCCCCGTCCCTGACCGAGGGGCTGCCCAACACCCTGCTCGAGGCCATGGCCATGGAGACGCCTGTGGTGGCCACCAGCGTGGGCGGAGTGTCCGACCTGGTCCGCGACGGCGAAAACGGCCTTCTGCGGCCGTCCGGGGATGTGGAAGGCCTGGCCGCGGCCGTGGCCCGGCTCAAGGACGAGCCCGGGCTGGCAAGGCGGCTGGCCGAGAACGGAAAGGCCACGGTGGAGCGGGATTTCTCCTTCGCCGAACGCACGAAAAAACTCATGGCCCTGTACGAGGAACTCGCCACCGGCCGGGGGCGGCCGTGA
- a CDS encoding glycosyltransferase: MARLIFFLCLFGAAAPLLLYPAVVGLAARLRPRPWTPRNLPPPMVSVITVMRDAAAFVAPAAAHFRALDYPAEKRELLLYEDGQSEAFAAAAAAVTTTPTASDDAPRIVAASGGAHQGKARCLGQATALARGDILVFADADSALSPDALTELVRPFADPAVGGVCGRRVIGRDAGKLRQAQSAYFDFDRAIKEAESRLGSLTSNDGKLYAVRRAVFRGIPDGVTDDLYACLDVVRQGLRFVYAPRAVATVRTPSRDEAHEVERRRRIVCRSLRGMRLCRELLDPRRFGWYAPALFVNKALRRGLPFFLAGVFVTSTVLAPGSRLFALVFLGQLGLLLLALSHLSAGLARRSKKLARLAETAWYFLVGNLGTALGVLDFARGRVIVAWTPKKGEKEGT; this comes from the coding sequence ATGGCTAGGCTGATTTTTTTCCTGTGCCTCTTCGGCGCGGCGGCGCCCCTTCTCCTGTATCCGGCGGTCGTCGGCCTGGCCGCCCGCCTGCGGCCGCGCCCCTGGACCCCACGAAACCTCCCGCCGCCGATGGTCAGCGTGATCACCGTCATGCGCGACGCGGCCGCCTTCGTGGCCCCGGCCGCGGCCCACTTTCGCGCCCTGGACTATCCGGCCGAAAAAAGGGAACTGCTCCTCTACGAGGACGGCCAAAGCGAGGCCTTTGCCGCCGCCGCTGCCGCCGTGACCACAACGCCGACCGCATCGGACGACGCGCCGCGCATCGTGGCCGCCTCGGGCGGCGCCCATCAGGGCAAGGCCCGCTGCCTGGGCCAGGCCACGGCCCTGGCCAGGGGCGACATCCTGGTCTTTGCCGACGCCGACTCGGCCCTTTCCCCGGACGCCCTGACCGAACTGGTGCGGCCCTTCGCCGATCCGGCCGTGGGCGGGGTGTGCGGCCGGCGCGTGATCGGCCGGGATGCCGGGAAACTGCGCCAGGCCCAGAGCGCTTATTTCGACTTCGACAGGGCCATCAAGGAGGCGGAATCGCGCCTGGGCAGCCTGACCTCCAACGACGGCAAGCTCTACGCCGTGCGCCGCGCGGTCTTCCGGGGGATTCCCGACGGGGTGACCGACGACCTCTATGCCTGCCTGGACGTGGTCCGCCAGGGCCTGCGCTTCGTCTACGCCCCCAGGGCCGTGGCCACGGTGCGCACGCCCTCGCGCGACGAGGCCCACGAGGTGGAACGCCGGCGGCGCATCGTGTGCCGGAGCCTGCGGGGCATGCGCCTGTGCCGGGAGCTTCTCGACCCGCGCCGGTTCGGGTGGTACGCCCCGGCCCTGTTCGTCAACAAGGCCCTGCGCCGGGGGCTGCCGTTTTTTCTGGCCGGGGTCTTCGTGACCAGCACCGTCCTGGCCCCGGGCAGCCGGCTGTTCGCCCTTGTTTTTCTGGGACAACTGGGGCTCTTGCTCCTGGCCCTGTCGCATCTGTCCGCGGGCCTTGCCCGGCGGTCCAAAAAGCTGGCCAGGCTGGCCGAGACCGCCTGGTATTTTCTTGTGGGCAACCTGGGCACGGCCCTGGGCGTCCTCGACTTCGCACGGGGCAGGGTGATCGTGGCCTGGACCCCCAAAAAAGGCGAAAAGGAAGGGACGTGA
- a CDS encoding lipopolysaccharide biosynthesis protein: MSGHREQATTHLSQLGTFAASGLLATGLLFALRLAKNVLFTRLLGPEGRGVYGLLMTVPTLVVSFGNLGFGLGSVYLAAKKKADPRALLGNILAFALVHGGVLCLVGVGLYRLQAAGLLTLDGADTIHGFVLASIPLLLFHNLGIDLLMAYKAIHFLNVLKVVFSTLPMAVMLGLFLLTGDTLTASLYSWPVSLAVVGILAFGRLRGLAGGPPRVRPALAGQALRFGLRGTVSQFANSISRRVDVLFLAHYWGAEAVGYYAAAVSLAEIILAVSETVSTPFLPIRLGMDDEAGRRFSPLVIAHVLPVMAVICLCAAVAAKPAILVLFGRDFSPSLWPMILLLPGVLALSLYDFLKTDVLGLGRPGFISLVSVAAMVLNLGLNVLLIPEHGPAGAAMASSAAYGLSCVCLLGFVSRKTGTRLAAMLFPGRTERAFLAGRIRSLLDRRRS; the protein is encoded by the coding sequence GTGAGCGGACACCGGGAACAGGCCACAACGCACCTCTCCCAACTCGGGACCTTCGCCGCCTCGGGTCTTTTGGCCACGGGCCTGCTCTTTGCGCTGCGCTTGGCCAAGAACGTCCTGTTCACCCGGCTTCTGGGCCCCGAGGGCCGGGGCGTCTACGGGCTGCTCATGACCGTGCCCACCCTGGTGGTCAGCTTCGGCAATCTGGGCTTCGGCCTGGGGTCGGTCTACCTGGCGGCCAAAAAAAAGGCCGATCCACGCGCCCTGCTGGGCAACATCCTGGCCTTCGCCCTGGTCCACGGCGGGGTGTTGTGCCTGGTGGGGGTCGGCCTGTACCGTCTCCAGGCGGCGGGGTTGCTCACCCTGGACGGCGCGGACACCATTCACGGCTTCGTGTTGGCCTCCATCCCGCTCCTTCTCTTCCACAACCTGGGCATCGACCTGCTTATGGCCTACAAGGCCATCCATTTCCTGAACGTCCTCAAGGTCGTCTTTTCCACCCTGCCCATGGCCGTGATGCTCGGCCTTTTCCTGCTGACCGGGGACACGCTGACCGCCAGCCTGTATTCCTGGCCCGTGTCCCTGGCCGTGGTCGGGATTCTGGCCTTCGGCAGGCTGCGGGGCCTGGCCGGCGGGCCGCCCCGGGTGCGCCCCGCTCTTGCCGGACAGGCCCTGCGCTTCGGGCTGCGGGGCACGGTCAGCCAGTTCGCCAACAGCATATCGCGCCGGGTGGACGTGCTGTTTCTGGCCCACTACTGGGGGGCCGAGGCCGTGGGCTACTACGCCGCGGCCGTGAGCCTGGCCGAGATCATCCTGGCCGTGTCCGAGACCGTGTCCACGCCGTTTCTGCCCATCCGCCTGGGCATGGACGACGAGGCCGGACGGCGTTTCTCCCCCTTGGTCATCGCCCACGTCCTGCCGGTCATGGCCGTGATCTGCCTTTGCGCGGCCGTGGCCGCCAAACCGGCCATCCTGGTCCTTTTCGGCCGGGACTTCTCCCCGAGCCTGTGGCCCATGATCCTGCTTTTGCCCGGCGTTCTGGCCCTTAGCCTGTACGATTTCCTGAAAACCGACGTGCTGGGCCTTGGCCGACCGGGATTCATCTCCCTGGTCTCCGTGGCCGCCATGGTCCTCAATCTGGGCCTGAACGTCCTTCTGATCCCGGAGCACGGCCCGGCCGGCGCGGCCATGGCCTCGTCGGCGGCCTACGGCCTGTCCTGCGTCTGCCTGCTGGGTTTCGTGTCCAGGAAAACCGGGACCCGGCTTGCCGCCATGCTTTTTCCCGGACGGACGGAGCGTGCGTTTCTGGCCGGGCGGATCCGGTCCCTCCTTGACCGGCGGAGGTCCTAG
- a CDS encoding GNAT family N-acetyltransferase, producing MATETAGGAEGPPLDRGPLSTRVVSDRGEFAAMARDWNALLTASESDVPFLTHQWLSAWLDIYGRDVGLFVVLAEDAAGLAGIVPLYVQRRPTLAGEATVLRFLGDRDCGADFLGVILRPDREAETAAALAGHLARDQAWHVLVLDHADARSRSFTLFSEGLRSAGVKASRAFGNVCPHMSLPDSFTAFLDLPDCVFKRIIAKDAARFWKKHRMRYAPGFAAEEFDPVLNRLFETHVQRFMRRDGHDTLGDARRQAFYRAVALLFHEQGWLKLTAMEVEGTLEAVDFGFLYHGAYYSLQGGISRAGLALKAGNIQTFSLLGDIAGTAREFHYLRGEELYKYQWGCESLMTVRLSAFRGWPGRAFGLARAARGAVKTVKRAIRPKRES from the coding sequence ATGGCCACGGAAACGGCCGGCGGCGCCGAGGGCCCGCCCCTGGACAGGGGGCCGCTTTCCACGCGGGTGGTCTCGGATCGCGGCGAGTTCGCGGCCATGGCCCGGGACTGGAACGCCCTTTTGACCGCCTCGGAAAGCGATGTCCCGTTTCTGACCCACCAATGGTTGAGCGCCTGGCTGGACATCTACGGCCGGGACGTGGGGCTCTTCGTGGTGCTGGCCGAGGACGCGGCCGGACTGGCCGGAATCGTCCCGCTGTATGTGCAGCGGCGGCCCACCCTGGCCGGAGAGGCCACAGTCCTGCGGTTTCTCGGCGACCGGGATTGCGGCGCGGACTTTCTGGGCGTGATCCTGCGGCCGGACCGCGAGGCCGAGACCGCCGCCGCCCTGGCCGGGCATCTGGCCCGGGACCAGGCCTGGCACGTCCTGGTCCTGGACCACGCGGACGCGAGGTCGCGGTCGTTCACCCTGTTTTCGGAGGGGTTGCGCTCGGCCGGGGTGAAGGCCTCCCGGGCCTTTGGCAACGTCTGCCCGCACATGTCGTTGCCCGACTCCTTCACGGCCTTTCTGGATCTGCCCGACTGCGTCTTCAAGCGCATCATCGCCAAGGATGCCGCCCGATTCTGGAAAAAACACCGCATGCGGTACGCGCCCGGCTTTGCCGCCGAAGAGTTCGACCCCGTCCTGAACCGGCTTTTCGAAACCCATGTCCAGCGGTTCATGCGGCGCGATGGGCACGATACCCTGGGAGACGCCCGGCGGCAGGCGTTCTACCGCGCCGTGGCGCTCCTTTTTCACGAACAGGGCTGGCTCAAGCTGACGGCCATGGAGGTCGAGGGGACCCTCGAGGCCGTGGATTTCGGGTTTTTGTACCACGGGGCGTACTATTCCCTGCAAGGCGGCATCAGCCGGGCGGGGCTGGCGCTGAAGGCCGGGAACATCCAGACCTTTTCCCTCCTGGGCGACATCGCGGGCACGGCCCGGGAATTCCATTACCTGCGCGGCGAGGAACTCTATAAGTACCAGTGGGGCTGTGAGAGCCTGATGACCGTGCGGCTTTCGGCCTTCCGGGGCTGGCCGGGCCGGGCCTTCGGACTCGCCCGGGCGGCGCGCGGCGCGGTAAAAACCGTCAAACGGGCCATCCGGCCGAAACGGGAGTCCTGA
- a CDS encoding glycosyltransferase → MRAAIVVPVKNEARGLRALAEALCVQARPEDRIVFVDAGSDDATPDILRALAAADPRVTLIEAPGAMPGRGRNLAVALAADAGIIAQIDGGNLPSPGWLEALRRPLEEGRADYVTGAVEVMPVPARIFGRDVDMGAIYGASLFRGPVLRVGELDPEGLGRTSKAAAGGAGVAYMRRVWEAAGGFPEWPRFGADPLFVQKISRSGGRFAFAPGARISWQLGPGLWRIVERHFRHQFSRFRAFAPWPVLVRRSLPASVLAALTCAGLLQPWFFAVAGLAFLAEAARQSRKTLRALAARPVGAGDQARDTRLAARFLVPGIEALAFAARVAATGRGLAYLALSPQKRRQARRVAAYLEGSGPCSTAD, encoded by the coding sequence ATGCGCGCGGCCATTGTCGTTCCGGTCAAAAACGAGGCCCGGGGACTCCGCGCGCTGGCCGAGGCCCTTTGCGTCCAGGCCCGGCCAGAGGACCGCATCGTCTTCGTGGACGCCGGGTCCGACGACGCCACCCCGGACATCCTGCGCGCCCTGGCCGCCGCCGACCCCCGGGTGACCCTGATCGAGGCCCCCGGGGCCATGCCCGGCCGGGGCCGCAACCTGGCCGTGGCCCTGGCCGCCGATGCCGGGATCATCGCCCAGATCGACGGCGGCAACCTGCCCTCCCCGGGCTGGCTCGAGGCCCTGCGCCGCCCTTTGGAGGAGGGCCGGGCCGATTACGTCACCGGCGCGGTGGAGGTCATGCCCGTTCCGGCGCGAATATTTGGCCGTGACGTGGATATGGGGGCCATCTACGGGGCCTCGCTGTTTCGCGGACCGGTCCTGCGCGTCGGGGAACTCGATCCCGAGGGCCTGGGCCGGACCTCCAAGGCCGCCGCCGGCGGGGCCGGCGTGGCCTACATGCGCCGGGTGTGGGAGGCTGCGGGCGGGTTCCCCGAGTGGCCGCGTTTCGGGGCGGACCCCCTTTTCGTGCAAAAGATCAGCCGGTCCGGCGGGCGCTTCGCCTTCGCCCCGGGGGCCAGAATATCCTGGCAACTCGGGCCGGGACTATGGCGGATCGTCGAGCGCCATTTCCGGCACCAGTTCAGCCGGTTCCGGGCCTTCGCGCCCTGGCCCGTCCTTGTGCGGCGAAGCCTTCCGGCCAGCGTCCTGGCGGCCCTGACCTGCGCCGGACTTCTCCAACCCTGGTTTTTCGCGGTGGCTGGACTCGCCTTCCTGGCCGAGGCCGCCAGGCAGTCCCGAAAGACCCTGCGCGCCCTGGCGGCCAGGCCCGTCGGCGCGGGCGACCAGGCCCGGGACACCAGGCTGGCGGCCCGCTTCCTCGTGCCCGGCATCGAGGCCCTGGCCTTTGCGGCCCGGGTGGCGGCCACCGGGCGCGGACTGGCGTACCTCGCCCTCTCGCCGCAAAAACGACGACAGGCCCGGCGCGTGGCGGCCTATCTGGAGGGGAGCGGTCCATGCTCCACGGCGGACTGA
- a CDS encoding polysaccharide deacetylase family protein, producing MLHGGLKRLVKWGLCRAATAVGADRLPGAGRPVILMYHRVLTPDEAQNCHSSPYIVTLADSFAAQMAFLAARRRPMPLDELARHLAEGRMPPPGTVAVTFDDGWEDTHRHALPVLTRHGIPATVFLTVDFVGARRVFFPERLRFLLGEAEKQGLWTSPRGRDLAGRAPGAMFGPGPGRDVERAVRAAWEADGTAREAWLADLDVALGHPEMDAAGHGFVTWDQVREMARAGVAPGSHGLSHARMTTLADDDLARELVLSRDRIAAETGLDVTALAYPKGDHDARVRAAARDAGYVTGCAVTRARLGPDADPLALPRVNVCEPRFKSPMGRFSPAMFQAALAGLF from the coding sequence ATGCTCCACGGCGGACTGAAGCGTCTGGTGAAATGGGGGCTGTGCCGCGCGGCCACGGCCGTGGGCGCGGACCGCCTCCCCGGGGCCGGACGGCCGGTGATCCTCATGTATCACCGCGTCCTGACCCCGGACGAGGCCCAAAACTGCCACAGTTCCCCGTACATCGTCACCCTGGCCGACAGCTTCGCGGCCCAGATGGCCTTCCTGGCCGCGCGCCGCCGGCCCATGCCCCTTGACGAACTGGCCAGGCATCTGGCCGAGGGCCGCATGCCGCCGCCAGGCACGGTGGCCGTGACCTTCGACGACGGCTGGGAGGACACCCACCGCCACGCCCTGCCCGTGCTCACCCGCCACGGTATCCCGGCCACCGTGTTCCTTACGGTGGATTTCGTGGGCGCCCGGCGGGTCTTTTTTCCCGAGCGGCTGCGCTTTCTTCTGGGAGAGGCCGAAAAACAAGGGTTGTGGACCAGCCCCCGGGGCCGGGACCTGGCTGGCCGCGCCCCGGGGGCGATGTTCGGACCCGGGCCGGGCCGTGACGTGGAACGGGCGGTCCGGGCGGCCTGGGAGGCGGACGGGACCGCGCGCGAGGCCTGGCTGGCGGACCTGGACGTGGCCCTGGGACATCCGGAGATGGACGCGGCGGGGCACGGCTTCGTGACCTGGGACCAGGTCCGGGAGATGGCCCGGGCCGGGGTCGCGCCCGGCAGCCACGGCCTGTCCCACGCCCGGATGACCACCCTGGCGGACGACGACCTGGCCCGGGAACTTGTCCTGTCGAGGGACCGCATCGCCGCCGAAACCGGACTGGACGTGACCGCCCTGGCCTATCCCAAGGGCGACCATGACGCCCGGGTGCGCGCGGCGGCCCGGGACGCGGGTTACGTGACGGGCTGCGCCGTGACCCGGGCCCGCCTCGGCCCGGACGCCGATCCCCTGGCCCTGCCCCGGGTCAACGTGTGCGAGCCGCGCTTTAAAAGCCCCATGGGCCGTTTCAGCCCGGCCATGTTCCAGGCCGCCCTGGCCGGCCTTTTCTGA